The region GTGGCGGGCGTGGCGCTGGCCGTTGCCCGGCTGGCGGATGGAAAATCGGACTGCTGCTGCGCGAATGGCATGGTCATGGGCTGGCGTCGTCTCTCAAGGTTCTCGATGGGCTTGCTTGACTTGCACCTGGCAACACCCCTGCCGCAGCCTGCGCTGCAAGCCCTGGCGGGCGCCTTTGCCGATGCCTTTTTCCCATCATAGCGGAATCCTCCAAAGCCAGCCGTGCGGCAGGTAACTTAAGGTCAACACGGGGCCGCGCGAGGCGGCGCGCACGCAAAAGTGGTATTGCCAAGCAAAAAGGGCAAGCCTGTCGTATACTACACATTGCCGGCCAAACAATCCGCGCGCCATTGTAGTCCCCAGGCCCCCCTCTCCCCCGCGTGCCTCCCTTTACGATAGTCGTTAACACCATGCTCGAATTGCGCCATCTGTCGAAGTCCTATGCCAATGCCCGGCCCGTCCTGGCGAATATTTCCTGCCGCTTCAAGGCGGGGGAATTCATCGCCATCATGGGCGACTCGGGCGTCGGCAAGTCGACCCTGCTGAACCTGATCGCCGGCCTCGATACGCCCGACGCGGGTGCCGAAGCGCACCCTATCCTGGTGGACGGCATCGCCATGTCCAGCCTCGATGACGCCGCCGCGACCCGGCTGCGTCGCGCCCGCATGGGCTTTATCTTCCAGGCTTTCCACGTCTTGCCGCACCTGACCCTGCTGCAAAACGTGGCCCTGCCGCTGCTGCTCAACGGCTTGCCCCAGGAGCGTGCCGCCAGCATGCTCGAGGCGGTCGGACTGGGCGGACGCGGCGGCGATTTTCCGCAGCAATTGTCGGGCGGCGAAATGCAGCGCGTGGCGATCGCCCGCGCGCTCGTGCACAAGCCCGCGCTGGTGCTGGCCGATGAGCCGACCGGCAACCTCGACCCGGACACGGCGCACGGCATCCTGCAATTGCTGCGCGCCGAGATCAAGGCCAACGGCAGTTGCGCCATCATGGTCACGCATTCGCTGGCCGCCGCCGAAATGGCGGACAGGACCATGATATTGACCAAAAGCGGATTACAAAATACAACAATCGTCAACCGAATTGATCAAACAATCAGTTAATTTAACTGACCATGTGTCACAAGTTTTGTTATCGTAGTATTATTGAAAACACTTGCCTGGTTATCAATGTTTTAACGCGAATGTTGTACTACGTCAGCCAGAGAGCCGTACTGCGATGACGAACTATAGCCGGGGCCCGTTTTCCGGGCTCCGTCCCTTGCATAACCTGAAGGAGGAGTAAATGAACGTTCGGCAAAAGAAGCTGGAAATGATTGAAGCGATGAACCGGGCGCGTGCGCTCGAACCATCGAGTTTTGTGCCCAACAAGCTGCTCGATACCCTGATCGAGAAGATGAATCTGAAAAATGATGCGGAACTGTGCAGAGTACTGGAAGTTCAGCCTCCCATCATCAGCAAGATTCGGCACGGCAAATTGTCGGTCGGTGCAACGATTTTATTGCGCATGCATGAAAAATCGGACATCACCATCCGCGAACTGAAGGAACTATCGGCTACCCCGGTACACTGAAACACCACGCTGTTGTCTTGCCATGCCAGGCACCCAGGTCCCCGGCGCCATGAACTTTTGCCATGAAATTCGCGTAGTTCGCTCACAGCAGAGCACCCTTTACCGAAGAAACCCAGCCCAAACCATGCTGCCTGTTTCTCCGACCATGCGCTCCAGCGCAACATCTGCCCTGCCACTCCCTCCCGCAATACCGTCCGCCCGCCACATTCCCGCTTCGACTTGATCTGACGCAACACGCATTGCCGCCTCCCGTATCAAGGTCAGCTTTTAGCCCATTCCTTCGATAGCATGTCCAGCGACCACACCGCGCCGGGCGCGCCGCCCGTGCTGCGCCTGACGCTCACGCGCGATGCCCTCGCCAGTGCCGGCGACGGTCCCGTCGCGCCCGGCTGGCATAGCGAAACGCATGTGCTGTCGGGCGCGCGCGGCATCGGCAGCTGCCGCGTGGCGCTCGATATCGGCCCGGGCGACGTGGTGGAGCTGCTGCTGTGCGACGGCAACTCCTTGCTGGCGAGCAGCCTCGACCTGCCCCGTTACCTGGGCCCGCCCGGCGCCGCGCGCGACGGCGTCCCGGCCAGCATCGAAGTGGGCCTGGCCCTGCGGCCGCAGGCGCCGCGCCAGCCGCCGGGCGCCAGCCGCGACGGCCTGGGCGCCTGGATGCTGCGCGCACTGCGCGTGTACCGCAGCGGCGCCGGCGCCATGACGGCGCTGGCGGCGGCCGGGGCCTTCCAGGACCGCCAGCTCGAGCAGCGCCTGGGGCTGTACCGCTGCGGCATGGAGCCGGGCAGCCTGATACAGGTCGCCAGCGTGCCGGCCGGGCCCGAACCCGTGCTGTTGCTGCTGCACGGCACGGCCTCGTCGACGCCGCGCAGCTTTGGCGGCCTGTGGCGCGCCGGCCTGGCGCCGCAGCTGATGGCCCTGTATGGCAACCGCATCTATGGCTATGAACACCGCAGCCTCAGCGAAAGTCCCATCCACAATGCGCTGATGCTGGTGCGCCAGCTGCCGCACGGCGCCGTGCTGCACCTGCTGGCCCATTCGCGCGGCGGGCTGGTGGGCGAATTGCTGGCGCGCGCGCAACGGATCGACAGCCGCGGCGCCGTCGACCTGGCCGACGACGGCCTGGGCCGCCTCGGTGAAAACACGGTGGGCGGCGAAGCGTTCAACGGCCACGATATCGAGCATTTCACGGCGCAGTCGCAGCTGTGCGGACGCGGCGGCCATGCCGGCGATGCGGCCTGCCTGCGCGAACTGAGCATGGAACTCAAGACGCGCGCCATCCGCGTCGCCCGCTTCGTGCGCGTGGCCTGCCCCGCGCGCGGCACCACCTTGCTGTCGGGCCGCCTCGACCGCTGGGCCAGCGTGATGTTCAACCTGGCCAGACCGGCGGCGCGCGTGGACGGCGGCGGCGCGGCGCTGGCCGAGGCGGCCGATGGCTGCGCCGCCTTCCTGCTGGCCGTGGTGCAGCAGCGCTGCGACGCGCGCATCCTGCCGGGGCTGGCGGCGATGATGCCCGACTCGCCGCTGGTGGCCCTGCTCAACGCGCCCGACGTGCGCGTGGCCAGCCCCCTGCATGTGCTGGCCGGCGCGTGCAGCGGCGACAGCCTGCTGGGCTGGCTGGGCGACTGCCTCGGCAGCATTTTCTATGGCGGCCAGAGCGACCTCGTGGTCAATTGCGCCTCGATGGCCGGCGGCGCCACGCGCAGCACGCCCGTGCGGCAATTGCTGCTGTGCGGTCCGCAGGTGCACCACCTGAACTACTTCGAACGCGCGCCATCGAGCATGGCCACCCTGCAGGCGCTGGCCGGCGACGACGCCGCCTACCAGTCCCTGCCCGGCATCGAGCACGGCATGCTGGCGCGCGGCGGCGAAGTGCCGAAGCGGCGCGCGCAGGCGCCCATCGTGCTGCTGCTGCCCGACATCATGGGCAGCCATCTGCAGGTGGGCAGCAACCGCATCTGGTTCGACCCCGTCAACCTGGTCGAAGGCCGCATCGAACGCCTGGCCGTAGGCCAGCCGCACATCGTCAGCGCCGGCTGGCTCGAGCCGTGCTACGAACCGTTTGCCCGCTTTCTCGCGCAAAGCCAGGAAGTGCGGCCATTTACCTATGACTGGCGCCTGTCGCTGCGCGATGGCGCCGCCGCCTTCCTGCCCGTGCTCGACGCCGCCCTGCGCGATGCCGGGGAACGCGGCCAGCCGCTGCGCATCGTCGCCCACGGCATGGGCGGCCTCGTGGCGCGCCTGGCGCTGAAGGAACGCTGGCAGCGCCTGGGCGAGCTGCCCGGCAGCCGCCTGCTGCAGGTGGGCACGCCCAACGGCGGCACGCAGACCATGGTGCAAGTGCTGCTGGGACGCGATCCGCTGGTGCAGATGCTGGCCAGCTGGATAGGCTGGAAGCACACGCGGCGCCAGTTTCTCGGCTTCGTGCGGGCCTTTCCCGGCGTGCTGGAAATGCTGCCGTGGCCGCGCGCGCAGGCAGGGCGCGATGCCATCGATTATTTCGACGCGGTCGCCTGGCGCCAGCTGGCGCAGGGCGACCACGCAGCGGACCTGCCCGGCGGCTGGCAGGCGCCCGAGGCACAGGCGCTGGCGGCGGCGCGCGCCACCGTGGCCCTGCTGGAAGCGGCCCCGCTCGAGCCGCGCCACTGCAGCTACCTGGCCGGCTGCGCCGACACGCCGGTGGCGCTGCGCCTGCGCGATGGCGGCATCGAAGTGGCCTGGTCGCCGGACGGCGACGGGCGCACGGCGTGGGAAGGCGCCATCCCGGCCGGCGTGCGCGCCTGCTATGTGCCGGCCGCGCATGGCGACCTGCTGCTGCAGAAGGAGCTGTACCCGGCCATCGCGCAGCTGCTCGACAGCGGCCATGCGCCGCAGCTGGCCGGGCACCCGCCGCACCAGCCGGGCAGCATGCCGCCCCGCTTCCGTCCGCACGCGCCGGACGCGGCGCCGCTGTATCCGCTGCCGCAGGAATTGCTCGACGCGGCCATCGGCGCCGCCCGCGCCGCCGCCGCGCCGGAGAACCAGCCGCCGCGCCTGAGCATTTCCGTCATCCACGGCAGCATGGCCTCGGCCGACGCGCCCGTCATGAGCGGCTGCTATGCGTATGAATCGCTGCGCGGCAGCATGAGCTTTCTCGACCGCCTGCTGGGCGGCAAGCTGCAGGAAATCCATGCGCTGGGCCGCTTCCCGCAGCGCCCCGACGCCGCGCTGGTGGTGCTGCAGCCCGACGCGGCGCGCCGGCCCGGCGGCGCCATCGTCATCGGCCTGGGCGCGCTGGGCGAACTGACGCCGGGCGAACTGGCGCGCGCCTTTGCCGGCGGCCTGCTCGAATACGCGTGCGTCTGCCTGCAGGTGCGCGCCGCCGGCCAGCTGGCCGCACCGCCCATGGCCGAACACGGCTTGCGCGTGGCCAGCCTGCTGTCCGGCTCGGGCTATGGCGGCTTGAGCATCGCCCTGTGCGCGCGCGCCCTGATCGACGGCGCGCGCAGCGCCAACCGGCGCCTGGAAGACGCGGGCATGGCGTGCCGCATCGGCCATATCGGCATCTACGAGCAATCCGAGGCGCGCGCCATCGCCGCCGCCGTGGCCATCGAGCAGATCATGGCCGAAGCGCGCTACCAGGACAGCTTCGCGTTCGAGCGGCGCATCCGCCACAGCCCCGGCGGCTACCGGCGCATCCTGCCCAGCCTGAGCGGCGACAACGGCTGGCGCCGCGTGCAGATCGTCGCCGCCGATCTCTCCGGCGCGCTGCGCTTCACCCTGCTGACGGACCGCGCCCACAACAGCGTCGACGAGGAACCGAACCAGCGGCAAGCCGTCGATGGCCTGATCATGGACGCCACCGACAACACCACCGACCAG is a window of Janthinobacterium sp. 1_2014MBL_MicDiv DNA encoding:
- a CDS encoding DUF7379 domain-containing protein, coding for MSSDHTAPGAPPVLRLTLTRDALASAGDGPVAPGWHSETHVLSGARGIGSCRVALDIGPGDVVELLLCDGNSLLASSLDLPRYLGPPGAARDGVPASIEVGLALRPQAPRQPPGASRDGLGAWMLRALRVYRSGAGAMTALAAAGAFQDRQLEQRLGLYRCGMEPGSLIQVASVPAGPEPVLLLLHGTASSTPRSFGGLWRAGLAPQLMALYGNRIYGYEHRSLSESPIHNALMLVRQLPHGAVLHLLAHSRGGLVGELLARAQRIDSRGAVDLADDGLGRLGENTVGGEAFNGHDIEHFTAQSQLCGRGGHAGDAACLRELSMELKTRAIRVARFVRVACPARGTTLLSGRLDRWASVMFNLARPAARVDGGGAALAEAADGCAAFLLAVVQQRCDARILPGLAAMMPDSPLVALLNAPDVRVASPLHVLAGACSGDSLLGWLGDCLGSIFYGGQSDLVVNCASMAGGATRSTPVRQLLLCGPQVHHLNYFERAPSSMATLQALAGDDAAYQSLPGIEHGMLARGGEVPKRRAQAPIVLLLPDIMGSHLQVGSNRIWFDPVNLVEGRIERLAVGQPHIVSAGWLEPCYEPFARFLAQSQEVRPFTYDWRLSLRDGAAAFLPVLDAALRDAGERGQPLRIVAHGMGGLVARLALKERWQRLGELPGSRLLQVGTPNGGTQTMVQVLLGRDPLVQMLASWIGWKHTRRQFLGFVRAFPGVLEMLPWPRAQAGRDAIDYFDAVAWRQLAQGDHAADLPGGWQAPEAQALAAARATVALLEAAPLEPRHCSYLAGCADTPVALRLRDGGIEVAWSPDGDGRTAWEGAIPAGVRACYVPAAHGDLLLQKELYPAIAQLLDSGHAPQLAGHPPHQPGSMPPRFRPHAPDAAPLYPLPQELLDAAIGAARAAAAPENQPPRLSISVIHGSMASADAPVMSGCYAYESLRGSMSFLDRLLGGKLQEIHALGRFPQRPDAALVVLQPDAARRPGGAIVIGLGALGELTPGELARAFAGGLLEYACVCLQVRAAGQLAAPPMAEHGLRVASLLSGSGYGGLSIALCARALIDGARSANRRLEDAGMACRIGHIGIYEQSEARAIAAAVAIEQIMAEARYQDSFAFERRIRHSPGGYRRILPSLSGDNGWRRVQIVAADLSGALRFTLLTDRAHNSVDEEPNQRQAVDGLIMDATDNTTDQPGLSRALYELMLPNGLKAAIPEMRGLILAVDQSAAIYPWELMRDEAGSEESPLSTRIGMVRQLASLREQPPAISPPSNSVLVIGDTDSGLPELPAAQAEAQDVARMFGAYGYQVRELLRPQAQRVLVHLFDERYFAIHLAGHGEVAGPGIAHTGLVLGPKTRLTAAQVSKLKRVPQFVFVNCCHLGDMRPDAIAPWSKLAASLATAFIEMGAQAVIAAGWRIDDQAASIFAHSFYHAMLSGEYFGDAVRLAREATYLQFPASNTWGAYQAYGDDRYRFPNTQSRPWQAPDYRYHGHLLADLETLHARLAGADAARRAAIEKKLSSIEEAVRARFFGCADIRENMAATRAGLGGLDNTLRAIEHYRAAHSAADGKVALRAMAHWAELEIRQGAALCGLDAGAGIDVPATPDPEQGRQLMQDGKQHIDLLVALAPTAQRLALLGRYWAYVARLACSGGSSGAPALRAMTDACLAALDEAWLRSGVADCDLIFQVLAGALLLKVHGDDSAWRALHPQLGELLHDAIAYARQRHADEHRAIDAGAPVRAALLAALWQVPDGQPFDAPARAAFLALYHDAVRRHGSIGEPEALTLPVRFLLELLPPDGADAGLRAALRALAGQLRP
- a CDS encoding ABC transporter ATP-binding protein, with product MLELRHLSKSYANARPVLANISCRFKAGEFIAIMGDSGVGKSTLLNLIAGLDTPDAGAEAHPILVDGIAMSSLDDAAATRLRRARMGFIFQAFHVLPHLTLLQNVALPLLLNGLPQERAASMLEAVGLGGRGGDFPQQLSGGEMQRVAIARALVHKPALVLADEPTGNLDPDTAHGILQLLRAEIKANGSCAIMVTHSLAAAEMADRTMILTKSGLQNTTIVNRIDQTIS